The following is a genomic window from Leptotrichia sp. OH3620_COT-345.
CTTTATATATACTGAGCTTTCCTTCTTCTACATATGTAATCCCCGAATAAGTATTATCTCCTGTCAGTATTAAAGTTCCGTTTCCTGATTTTTCCAATCCTCCTAAACCGGTAATATCATTTTCAAATATGGAAACCATTCCAGCAGGTATATTAGCATTAAATTTTGCTTCTGCTCCGGCATTTGCAGCTCTTTCTCCCACAATGAGTTCTTTACTGAACTGTGCAGGTCCTTTCAATGCTTTTTCTTCATCTAAAAGTCCCCATCCGAATATAGTATCTACACCCGGCTGTCCTATATCTTTTGCTGTTGTCAGAATTGTTTGTTTTATTTCATGCCCTGTCATCCATGGAAATCTTTCTTTTATCTTTGCTGCAGAAGCAGATACTCTCGGTGCTGCAAAAGATGAACCTATATCTGTACAAGTTGCAAGTTCACAATTTCCATTTGCCGATATTGTCCAATATCTTGCACCTCCCGCTCTTGCCAAATGAGTATCGTACTCTCTTCCATCAGGCTTTACTCCTACAACTGCTATCCATCCTTTGTGAAGAGAAGGTATAAAATGAGGCAATCCGGCTTGAATAGTAGGTTCATTAAAAGTTCTTCCTTTATCTGTATTACCTGCAGCCCATATAAAAAGTGCTCCTTCGTTTACAGCTTCTCTATAAAAATCCATCAATTCGGTTACTTTTTTATCCAATTCATTATGTGTAGCATTTCCTCTTAAAACTGAACCATACATTCCATTTTTATAATTATTTATTGTAAATTCGGAATATCCCCTTGGTGTTCCAAAGGATTGATTATATATTGTTACTCCTTTATCTTTTAATTCTTTATATTTTTTTATATCTATGATTAATGAATTAGGTTCCCCAAAACTTACTCCGTAAACTGAAGCTCCTTTTGCTCCTTTTCCGCTTTTTCCTCCTAAAATAGTTGCAACTATTAGTCCATGATCATCTTTGCCGGGTACTCCTTCATCTTTTGTCAAAGCCACAAATCTATTTCCAAATTCTTTTGCAAGAACTTCATCAAAAGGAGTTCCTGATGAAAGCAATCCGTGAAAATCATCTTTTATATAAAAACGTTTTGTAATTGCATTACTTCCACTTACAAAATCATCATCAAGGACACCTACTTTAACTCCTTTACCTGTGGGAATTTCTATATTTTTAGGAATTTCAGGCTCTACTGATATCCCCGGATTATTTGGATTATTTTGATTGTTTGGATTGTTTGGCACAGAATTTTGAGGTCCTATAGGATTTTGTGCCATAGGTGGAACCGGCATTAAAGGACTTTGCGTTCCGCCCGGTATCTGAGGTGTCGCGGAATTTGTCTGTGGTGCACCCCCTCCTCCACCTCCGCCGCAACTTGATAATGCGACTATTAAACTTACAAGCAATATTATTTTTTTCATTTAAATTTCCTTTCTTTGTTTTTCTCTGAATATAATATTTTTCTCATTCTCAATTTTAGATTTTCTATCCTTCCCTGTCTCCTTTTATTACTGTAAAAAATATTTTACTGATTAGGAAGTATATCATTTACAAAATCTTCTTTCAAATATATTTTATATATTTTATTACCGAAATATTTTTACGGATAATATGATTACTGAAAATTTTTTCCTTTATGTAATTTAAAAAATATCGAGGAAAATTCCCCGATACTTTATTTATGAATAAGAAATGAGAAAACTAAATTTCTACAATGGAATTATACTTAATTTTTTTTATATTTTCTACCCCGAAATAAAATAGCCCTAAATTAAAAAATATTAAATTTCCTTTTATTTCCAATTGGTTTTCATATTTAACTTACAAATTTTCTAATAATTCATTATTATTTTTATATTTTTTTATCAATTCTATTAATTTTTTCATTCCTTCAACTTCCGAATGCTGACTTAATTCTCTTCTTAATTTCCATATTTTTTCAAGTTCCTCTTTAGGAATAAGTAGTTCTTCTCGTCTTGTTCCACTTTTCAGTGCATCGATAGCGGGAAATATTCTTAACTGTTCCAACGTTCTGTTCAACATTATTTCCATATTTCCGGTTCCTTTAAATTCTTCAAAAATAACTTCGTCCATTCTACTTCCTGTTTCAATTAATGCAGTAGCTATTATTGTTAAACTTCCTCCATTTTTTATATTTCTTGCAGCTCCTAAAAATCTTTTCGGATAATAAAGGGCATTTGGGTCTATCCCTCCGGATATGAGTTTTCCACTTGAAGGAATCGTTATATTATATGATCTTGCCAATCTTGTAAGACTGTCCATAAGAATTAAGATATCCTTCCCTCTTTCCACTTCTCTTTTTGCCATTTCAAGAACATTTTCAGTAACTTGAGTATGTACGCTCGGATTTTCATCAAAAGTCGCAGAATAAACTTCAGCTTCTTTAACATTTTCTTTTATATCCGTTACTTCTTCGGGTCTTTCATCTATCAGAAGTATCCATACATCTATTCCCGGATTATATTTTATAATATCGTTTGCAAGAGTCGACAAAAGAACTGTCTTTCCCGCTTTTGGAGGAGCAACTATAAGTCCTCTTTGACCTTTTCCTATAGGTGATATTAAATCAATAATCCTTGATGCAATTTCACCTTCACTTAAATTAATTTTTTCATCAGGATAAGATGGTATCAAGTCATCAAAAAATGGTCGCTCTAATGATTTTTCGGCAAGATCTCCATTTACAAGAAGAACTTTCAATATTCCATAGTTTTTCTCACTTCCTATTGGAACTCTCAATTCACCGAAAACAGTATCACCGTTTCTTAAGAAAAATCTTTTTATTTGAGAAATTGATACATATACATCAGGTCCTACAGATGTATTTCTAAGAAATCCGTAACTTCCCTCCCCCATTATATCAAGTTTCCCAAAGCCATAAATTTTACCTTCTTCATTTCCTTTTTCAACTAATACATGATTTACCAGTTCATTTTTTGTCATTACTGAAAAATTTGAAATCCCATATTCCTTTGCCTTTTTTTTCAATGATGTTATTTTCATTTTTAATGTTTCGCCGATCAGCTCATCATCACTTACTTTATCTTCCATATTCTCAATTTTCCCTACTTCTTCACTATCATTTACTTTCTCATCATTTTTCATTTTTTCCTCTTCTTTCTTTTTTATTCATTATTTTTAATTATTCTACTAATTCTCCGTATAGTGTCCATGTTTTCGCTTCATATATTTTTGTATGAACAAATTGCCCCTTTAAATCTTTCCTGTCACTTTTAAAAAGAACTATTTTGTGAGTCGATGTTCTTCCCGTAAGCATTTCCGGATTTTTTCTGCTAGGACCTTCCACTAAAACTTTTAAAGTCTGATTTAAGTATTTCTGACTTTCTTCTTTCGCTTTTGCATTTTGTAATCTCATCAACTGTTGCAATCTTTCATTCTTAATCTGTTCATCCACCTGTTCCGCCATATCTGCTGCAGGCGTTCCGCTTCTTTTGGAGTACATGAACATAAACGCATTTTCAAAGCCTATTTCTTCAACGACATCCATCGTATCCTGAAAATCTTCATCAGTTTCACCCGGAAATCCTACTATAATATCTGTAGTTAGCCCTATGTCGGGTATTCTTTCTTTTATTTTTTTTGCCAGTTGAATAAACTGCTCTTTTGTATATCCTCTGTTCATTGCATTTAAAATTTTTGTTGATCCCGATTGGAGTGGTAGATGTAACATTCGAGAAATTTTTGAATTGTTTGCTATTGCTTCAATTACTTCATCATTGAAATCTTTTGGATGGGGAGATACATATTTTATCCAAAAATCCCCTTCTACTTTGGCACTTTCGATCAAAAGTTTTGCAAAATTATCTTTTTCATCTGCCAAATCACTTCCGTAAGAATTTACGTTTTGCCCTAGAAATAGTATTTCCTTATACCCTTTCTTTGTATAAAACTCTACATCTTTCAATACTTCATGAACAGGTACAGATCTCTCCATTCCTCTCACATAAGGTACTATACAAAATGTACAGTAGTTATTACATCCATATGTTATAGATATTGAAGCGACTATGTCATCACCAAAATCAGCATCTACCCTTTTTGGGAGTTCATCTTCATCATCAACCATTACGATGTGAGTTTCCTCTCCCTTTTCAATTCTTTCTATAATATCAGGTATTCTTCCTATATTTTGATTTCCTAAAACTAAATCTACATAAGGAGTTTTTTTTATAAACTCATCTCTCACTTCCTGAGCCAGACATCCTGTCACCCCTATAATCATTTTCCCATTTTTTTCTTCTTTTATTCTTTTTAAATCCCCTAATTTCCCATAAACTTTTACAGCGGCACCTTCCCTTACCGTACATGTATTGAGGAAAACCAAATCGGATTTATTTATATCTTCAATTATTTCATAACCCATTGTCTGTAACATCTGCTTCATTTTTGCACTTTCATTTACATTCATCTGACAGCCATATGTTATAACTGTTGCTCTTTTATCCAATGTTTCTCTCCTTTATAACTAAAATCTATATTAATTTTTTATTTTTTCAGTTTAAAAATTATATCATATTTCAAAAAAATCTAAAAGACTAGAGATTTTTCTCCCTAGTCTATTTATATAAAACTTTCTTTTTTCCTAATATTGTATAAATATTGTATAAAAATTCAAGTTATAGTATATTAAATGATTTATTAATACTTTTCCATATTTTTTTATTATTGCTACTCAATATTAGGTTTATCGCTTGGAATCTCTGTATCTGTTGAAGTTTCTGAATTTTCTGCTTCCTGATTGTTCATTTTATACTCAGGCACCCTGTAGTTAGTAATTTTAGTTACGACTAATGTCCCTCCTGAAACTTTTCCCACAACATTTAAACCTATAATATCATCATCTGTTACTCCATAATTCTGACCGATAAATTCATAAATCCCGTTCAGTAACTCAGAATTATCCTGTAACTGATAAGTAAGTATCTTATCTTTAAATATCAGGTTATCTTTTTTATAAGTAAAAGTATTTGTAGATCTTACATATTCTCCATTATATTCTTTATCAGTTATTTTTTTCTTTCCTGCTGCCGAACCTATCGTAAACAGCATACACATTAATAAAAATACTGTAATTTTTTTCATTTTAATGCCTCCGTATTTTAATTTTATTTGTGAAATCCTAAATCGGCAGGATTTACATCTCCCGATATTTTTTCTATTTTCCCTTTTTTCTTTTCAAATTCACTTCTTAATAAAGTTACTTTTTTTATTAAGTTTACTGTATCTTCCTCAAGACCGTCTTTATTATATCTTCCTTTAGACCAGTAATCTATAATAAGGGAGCTGTCTCCACATATTTTATTTATATCATACTTTAAAGCATATTTCAATGCTGCATACAGTCCTGTCAATTCTCCAAAATTATTCGTTCTTCCCTTAGATAAATAATAATTTCCGTAATCATTTATTTTCGATTTATCCAGAACTTTATACAATAACGGCTCTCCATCAAAATCAGTTATCCTTACTTCGACTCCATTTCCCCTTCCTGTTCCGGCATCAAAATACACAGCTTTTCTATCCAGTTCCAAAATCAGACTGTCAAGTCTTTCGACTTTTTTTTCAGAGGTTTCATATTCTGCACCATTCTCAAGCCACTGCAAAGCTTCACTTTCAACTTTAAAAGACTTGTATCTTGCTTTTTTCCCTTTTACAATATTCTGACATTCATCCCAGACATCAGTTATTCCATATTCTCCTGTTTCTATTATATAATAGGCATAAATTTTTGATTTTTTTGACATTACTTCACCTTATTTTACAGGTTTAATCCACCGTCAACTCTTATTACTTGTCCTGTTATAAATTTAGACATATCACTTGCCAGGAATAACGTTGTATCCGCTACATCAGAAGCTTTTCCCATTCTCTTCAAAGAAGTGTTTTCAAGAACAGTTTCGACCACTTTTTCAGGAAGTAC
Proteins encoded in this region:
- a CDS encoding ribonuclease H family protein, producing the protein MSKKSKIYAYYIIETGEYGITDVWDECQNIVKGKKARYKSFKVESEALQWLENGAEYETSEKKVERLDSLILELDRKAVYFDAGTGRGNGVEVRITDFDGEPLLYKVLDKSKINDYGNYYLSKGRTNNFGELTGLYAALKYALKYDINKICGDSSLIIDYWSKGRYNKDGLEEDTVNLIKKVTLLRSEFEKKKGKIEKISGDVNPADLGFHK
- the miaB gene encoding tRNA (N6-isopentenyl adenosine(37)-C2)-methylthiotransferase MiaB; translated protein: MDKRATVITYGCQMNVNESAKMKQMLQTMGYEIIEDINKSDLVFLNTCTVREGAAVKVYGKLGDLKRIKEEKNGKMIIGVTGCLAQEVRDEFIKKTPYVDLVLGNQNIGRIPDIIERIEKGEETHIVMVDDEDELPKRVDADFGDDIVASISITYGCNNYCTFCIVPYVRGMERSVPVHEVLKDVEFYTKKGYKEILFLGQNVNSYGSDLADEKDNFAKLLIESAKVEGDFWIKYVSPHPKDFNDEVIEAIANNSKISRMLHLPLQSGSTKILNAMNRGYTKEQFIQLAKKIKERIPDIGLTTDIIVGFPGETDEDFQDTMDVVEEIGFENAFMFMYSKRSGTPAADMAEQVDEQIKNERLQQLMRLQNAKAKEESQKYLNQTLKVLVEGPSRKNPEMLTGRTSTHKIVLFKSDRKDLKGQFVHTKIYEAKTWTLYGELVE
- a CDS encoding S8 family serine peptidase, translated to MKKIILLVSLIVALSSCGGGGGGGAPQTNSATPQIPGGTQSPLMPVPPMAQNPIGPQNSVPNNPNNQNNPNNPGISVEPEIPKNIEIPTGKGVKVGVLDDDFVSGSNAITKRFYIKDDFHGLLSSGTPFDEVLAKEFGNRFVALTKDEGVPGKDDHGLIVATILGGKSGKGAKGASVYGVSFGEPNSLIIDIKKYKELKDKGVTIYNQSFGTPRGYSEFTINNYKNGMYGSVLRGNATHNELDKKVTELMDFYREAVNEGALFIWAAGNTDKGRTFNEPTIQAGLPHFIPSLHKGWIAVVGVKPDGREYDTHLARAGGARYWTISANGNCELATCTDIGSSFAAPRVSASAAKIKERFPWMTGHEIKQTILTTAKDIGQPGVDTIFGWGLLDEEKALKGPAQFSKELIVGERAANAGAEAKFNANIPAGMVSIFENDITGLGGLEKSGNGTLILTGDNTYSGITYVEEGKLSIYKENGSNIRISPQGTVMTYPKTVIGLRNFDGTFLPVNVDNNGGTFENTGSGAVITGNYTAARGSVTKADIGTKLTVKGTVNLNGENTLVQTVKNRYVTAKPMNEAIIEAEKGINGNFTKVETPELINASSEVTGNNLTVTLSRKNVEEYVTSLETTDEMRRVAAQNIETS
- the rho gene encoding transcription termination factor Rho — translated: MKITSLKKKAKEYGISNFSVMTKNELVNHVLVEKGNEEGKIYGFGKLDIMGEGSYGFLRNTSVGPDVYVSISQIKRFFLRNGDTVFGELRVPIGSEKNYGILKVLLVNGDLAEKSLERPFFDDLIPSYPDEKINLSEGEIASRIIDLISPIGKGQRGLIVAPPKAGKTVLLSTLANDIIKYNPGIDVWILLIDERPEEVTDIKENVKEAEVYSATFDENPSVHTQVTENVLEMAKREVERGKDILILMDSLTRLARSYNITIPSSGKLISGGIDPNALYYPKRFLGAARNIKNGGSLTIIATALIETGSRMDEVIFEEFKGTGNMEIMLNRTLEQLRIFPAIDALKSGTRREELLIPKEELEKIWKLRRELSQHSEVEGMKKLIELIKKYKNNNELLENL